In Anas acuta chromosome 25, bAnaAcu1.1, whole genome shotgun sequence, the genomic stretch acaCGTCCTGCATCCCCCCAGGGGAGATCACCTGCCTGGACGGCCTCACCGTGGTCTACAGGAGCAGCAGCGACCTCCTCTTCTGCGTGGTGGGGGGCCCCCAGGAGAACGAGGTacggggggcttgggggggggccGGACCCCACGGGGCCGCGCTGACGCCGCTGTCCCGCAGCTGATGCTGTCGGCCGTGCTCAGCTGCCTCTGCGACGCCCTCGGCCTCGTGCTGCGGTGAGTGCCCCCGAGGGGACCCCgaggtgggctgggggcagcttggCCCCGGGGGGACACCGCGGGCTGGGACCCAGCGAGGGGACATCCTGGGGGCTCCCCCACAGGAAGGACTTGGAGAAGCGCTGGCTGCTGGAGAACCTGGACGGGGCCTTCCTGGTGCTGGACGAGATTGTGGACAGGGGGTGAGGCCGGGGGCAGCCCGGGCCCCgtgggtggctgtggggtgagcaccgggggggctgcaggaccgAATGTGGGGCAGCCCAAATGGGGGTGCCCAACTCACCCcgctgcagcagccccatccCCGAGCCTTTGCCCAGGCCCCAAAAAACGCCCGGCACGgggagggaaactgaggcagggcgGGGGAAACGGGGGGGCACAACCGGCACCCACAGGACGgtgccggccccgctgccctcaGGGTGATCCTGGAGAGCGACCCCCAGCGCGTGCTGCAGCGCCTGGGCCCCCGGGTGAGTGCCGACCCCCCCAcactgccccccaccccccacctcctccccggccccccccaaCCCTCAGCCTCTCCGCAGGCCCCCGAGCCCGCTCCCTACGGCTTCGTGCTCTTCGATTACCTGGCGGGCAGCCGCGAGCacgggggcgcggggggcgccGACCCCCCCAAGTAGAAgcacccaggggctgcagccccccccggcgGCCCCAAGCCAGCTCCTACCCCCGGCGTTAGGAACAGCGAGGGAACCGCTCAGGATCCCGAAGGAGACCAGGTTGGCCGCCCTCCTGCACCCCCCGTTGGGCCCCCGTGGAGCCCGAACGGCTCCGTGCGCCCCCAATAAagctgctgcccccagcgcCCCCACCCCCGCCTCTGCCCCCCTCATTCtggggggctcagccctgccgCGACCCCCGCCCGGGGCCCCCACCCGTGGAGGGCTGAGGGGCGAGCACCGGGGGGGCTGCCGGTCGCTGTGGGGTGCCCGTCCCGGTCCGTTACAGCCACACGGCACCGGCCCgagccccccgtgccccccccacgccccaggacccggttcccccccccccccccactgccGCCGCCTCTCGCGCGACGCCCCCCGGCCGAGCCCCGGCGAGGATTTGCatagccccgccccctccccggccccgctccttATATGGCaccaggccccgccccctccccgccagGCCCCGCCCATCCCCGCCCGCCCATTCGCGGTCCTGCGGCGCCCCCTGCCGGCGGCTCGGGGCAgtgcggggggggccgggccgcgccccccgccccgggacccccggggccgccccccccccggtccccttccccctcccccggccccgcgcagCTGCTCCGCGCCCGCCGTGATCGATGGCCCCGGCCCGGCTGGGACGCGGCGGccccgggcagcagctggcCGCGCTGCCCCTCCGGGGGGCGGCAGGTGGCCGCGCACAGcccccacccccaaccccccgGTCCCGGGGACCCGGCAGGGGGGGGCcccggagctgggggggggcggtgATGGATGCCCCGGCCCCGCCTGGCCGCGTTTTgtgtcccgggggggggggaggaaaagcGGACAGAGGCAGAGAAAGGCGCCGTGtgcgccgcggggccgggccccggagcccccccgcgGGTCGGGGGCACTCACGGCCCCCCCCGGGATTTCCAAGCAGCGGTCGTGGCCCCCCCGCGCCGGGCGGTGTCAGCTCAACGGGAAGGCGTTAacgggggggggccgggagggggccagactccagcagcagccccccgagGACAGGCGCTGGGCTCTGGGGGCGGCCTGGGGGCTCCTCTCACCCCTGACCCCCCCTCtcagagaccccccccccaggggcgCAGCAAGACAGACACAGGGACGGGGCCTTGGCTTTATTGAGCAGTGCCCAGCCCACGGCCACcgggagctggggaaggacaaagaggaagggggggggcCAGGACCCCTCGGGGGGGGGCCCAGGACCCCTGGGGCTCACAGGCAGACCCCCATCAGGTTCACCGGCCGCCCGCTGTAGCGCTTGGAGATGTCGGCCTCGATCTGCAGGACAGAGGctgggtgagggggggggacagaggcgggggggggggggcagcccccctcTGTCCCTCACCAGCCGCTGGAGCTCCCTGGTCGTGTCCAGCAGCCGGTCCAGTTTGGGCTCCAGGTTGCCCTGCTCGGCCAGCGCCTCCTGCCGCTTCTGGCCCAGCGCCTCCCgcttggccagcagcagctccgcCTGCctcagcttctgctgcagcagctcgcTCACGCGGTCCACGTACCTGCAGGGGGGGGAAACAGCCCCTCCGTCACCCCCCCGtcacccccctgccacccccagccccaatcCCCGGCTCCCCTCCCCAAGTTTCCCCCCGTGAGGCGACCTGGGGGAGGCGAGGATGGTGAAGAGGTGCTGCATGCGCCGCGTGCCCAGCTGGCCCAGCAGCGCCCGGGTGCCGGCCAGCAGCGAGGCCACGCGGGGGCTGCTCTGGCCCTGCAGCGCGGGGGGGGCCAGCTGGAACTGGCTGGCAGCCA encodes the following:
- the COPZ2 gene encoding coatomer subunit zeta-2 isoform X1 — its product is MGGQGSEGRSQKTEGGDPRGTGGWGGTGAPRQREAGPSCSRPGGAEPLRPQEPSLYTVKALLVLDSRGQRLLAKYYDGSFPTAQEQAAFESSVFSKTRGAGGEITCLDGLTVVYRSSSDLLFCVVGGPQENELMLSAVLSCLCDALGLVLRKDLEKRWLLENLDGAFLVLDEIVDRGVILESDPQRVLQRLGPRAPEPAPYGFVLFDYLAGSREHGGAGGADPPK
- the COPZ2 gene encoding coatomer subunit zeta-2 isoform X2 — encoded protein: MEPMGLPEPSLYTVKALLVLDSRGQRLLAKYYDGSFPTAQEQAAFESSVFSKTRGAGGEITCLDGLTVVYRSSSDLLFCVVGGPQENELMLSAVLSCLCDALGLVLRKDLEKRWLLENLDGAFLVLDEIVDRGVILESDPQRVLQRLGPRAPEPAPYGFVLFDYLAGSREHGGAGGADPPK